A single window of Pectobacterium parmentieri DNA harbors:
- a CDS encoding glycosyltransferase family 4 protein codes for MKKIVYVVSTLGRSGPTNQLFNLIKYIDKSSFSVNIITFSPEPEQTRWKDFKDLDVSLTSLSMSRLKGMFFLRKELMFFLKKERPDIIHSQGFRADFLVSLIRTNSKKLCTIHNFPKLDYRMTYGVILGGIMSFIHLIAMRKFNLRVAVSDAVKKCLINDRDVGEVVSIPNGVDTELFRTNSSKKSLLKRKLLLGDNDIVFISSGHLVDRKDPLFLIDAFSELIKKNKRLKLILLGDGLLKRQCEFEIESEEGILSLGHVDNVSDYLLCADYYVSASKAEGLPYSVIEALACGLPLLISNISPHIELMHMGGEGNLGFLYELSKKEDFIKKINLLLSANRSLLADNAIKLVDERLNSKIMASLYERNYFDIISGEPSH; via the coding sequence GTGAAAAAAATAGTTTATGTAGTAAGTACACTTGGGCGATCCGGACCAACGAACCAGCTTTTTAATCTTATAAAGTATATAGATAAGTCTTCTTTTTCAGTAAATATTATAACTTTTTCTCCAGAGCCTGAGCAGACTAGATGGAAAGATTTTAAGGACTTAGATGTATCTTTGACATCTCTTTCTATGAGTAGATTAAAAGGTATGTTTTTTTTACGTAAAGAGTTAATGTTTTTTTTAAAAAAAGAACGTCCTGATATTATTCATTCACAAGGCTTTCGTGCTGATTTTTTAGTATCTTTAATAAGAACTAATTCTAAAAAATTATGTACTATTCATAACTTCCCTAAGCTGGATTATCGTATGACATATGGAGTAATCCTTGGTGGGATTATGTCATTTATACATCTTATTGCGATGAGGAAATTTAATCTTCGTGTCGCTGTTTCTGATGCTGTTAAAAAATGTTTAATAAATGATAGGGATGTTGGAGAAGTTGTTTCTATTCCTAATGGTGTTGACACGGAATTATTTAGAACAAATTCGAGTAAAAAGAGTTTGTTGAAAAGAAAGCTCTTATTGGGCGACAATGACATTGTTTTTATTTCATCGGGTCACTTGGTAGATAGAAAAGATCCTCTTTTTTTAATTGATGCTTTTTCAGAGTTAATAAAAAAAAATAAAAGATTGAAATTAATTCTTCTTGGCGACGGCCTTCTTAAAAGGCAATGTGAATTTGAGATTGAAAGTGAAGAAGGGATTCTTTCTTTAGGCCATGTTGATAATGTTTCTGACTATCTTCTATGTGCTGATTATTATGTTTCAGCGTCTAAGGCTGAAGGATTACCTTATTCTGTTATCGAAGCTTTAGCATGTGGGTTACCATTGTTAATTTCAAATATATCACCACATATAGAGTTAATGCACATGGGGGGGGAGGGTAATTTAGGCTTTTTATATGAATTGTCTAAAAAAGAAGACTTCATAAAGAAAATAAATTTATTGCTTTCAGCCAATAGATCATTGTTGGCTGATAATGCAATTAAATTGGTTGACGAAAGATTAAATTCTAAAATAATGGCTTCATTATATGAAAGGAATTACTTTGATATAATCTCTGGTGAGCCCAGTCATTAG
- a CDS encoding glycosyltransferase: MREEDFFSVLMSIYKNETPDNFNDSLNSLFCQTLKPAEVVIVVDGPVDNAIYEVIEKWRSSLNLVVKKIKSNVGLGNALNFGLNFCSHELIARMDTDDISLPDRFFKQINFMSINPSIAILGANVEEYDRLMQKSLGFKNVPSSYNEILSFSKKRNPFNHMSVVFRKSVILSVGGYRDHLLMEDYNLWLRVIATGHHVKNLEDTLLSVRVDSNSLVRRKGFLYIKSEIKLAKLKVELGIQDRKSSFFTFIFRCVPRLLPKLLLTYIYKINRKKTVWRS, encoded by the coding sequence ATGCGAGAGGAAGATTTTTTTAGTGTTTTAATGTCTATATATAAGAATGAGACGCCTGATAACTTTAATGACTCATTAAATAGTTTGTTTTGTCAGACATTAAAACCGGCAGAGGTTGTTATAGTTGTTGATGGTCCTGTTGATAATGCTATTTATGAGGTTATAGAGAAATGGAGGTCATCACTTAATCTTGTTGTTAAAAAAATTAAAAGTAACGTTGGTTTAGGTAATGCTTTGAATTTTGGGTTGAATTTTTGTAGCCACGAGTTGATCGCAAGAATGGATACTGATGATATTTCTTTACCGGATAGATTTTTTAAGCAAATCAATTTTATGAGTATAAATCCAAGCATTGCTATCTTAGGTGCTAATGTTGAAGAGTATGATAGATTGATGCAAAAATCTCTTGGGTTTAAAAATGTACCGAGTTCATATAATGAAATTTTATCCTTCTCAAAAAAAAGAAATCCTTTTAATCATATGAGTGTGGTTTTTCGAAAGAGTGTTATATTATCAGTTGGTGGATATAGGGATCATTTATTAATGGAGGACTACAATCTTTGGCTTAGAGTTATTGCAACTGGACATCACGTAAAAAATTTGGAAGATACTCTCTTAAGTGTGAGGGTTGATAGTAATTCTTTGGTGAGAAGGAAAGGTTTTTTATATATAAAAAGTGAGATCAAGCTAGCGAAGCTTAAAGTTGAGTTAGGCATTCAAGATAGGAAATCATCATTTTTTACTTTTATTTTTAGATGTGTGCCACGATTACTTCCTAAGTTGTTGTTGACATACATTTACAAAATTAATAGAAAAAAAACCGTATGGAGATCATAA
- a CDS encoding NAD-dependent epimerase/dehydratase family protein, whose amino-acid sequence MIAIIGGSGFIGTVFSRLLTRKNIEFKIIDKKKSEAFPEKWEYGDVTNLDTLIPVLNNVHTIINLAAEHKDNVHPISLYYDVNVTGAEKVCEAAKINSIKNIIFTSSVAVYGFVENETGEDGEYHPFNHYGKSKLEAEYVYDAWFAESQGNKLVTIRPTVVFGENNRGNVYNLFRQIASGKFLMIGSGDNQKSMAYVENIAAFIHYVTGLSDGKYVFNYIDKPDFTMNELTGIITKALGKKENNIRVPYSVGLLGGYCFDVLSKITGKEFPVSSIRIKKFCARTQFKSNFIGDFDFVAPVPLSEGIERTVRNEFSN is encoded by the coding sequence ATGATTGCGATCATTGGTGGTTCTGGATTTATTGGGACTGTTTTTTCCCGTCTTTTGACGAGAAAAAACATTGAATTTAAAATAATTGACAAAAAAAAATCTGAGGCTTTTCCTGAGAAATGGGAATATGGCGATGTTACTAATCTTGATACGCTTATCCCTGTGTTAAATAATGTCCATACAATTATTAATCTTGCTGCCGAACATAAAGATAATGTACACCCTATAAGCCTGTACTATGACGTGAATGTCACGGGAGCTGAAAAAGTTTGTGAAGCGGCAAAAATAAATTCTATCAAAAATATCATTTTTACCTCTTCTGTTGCAGTATATGGTTTTGTAGAAAACGAAACAGGGGAAGATGGCGAATATCATCCATTTAATCACTACGGAAAGTCAAAGTTAGAAGCAGAGTATGTGTACGATGCATGGTTCGCTGAAAGTCAGGGTAATAAATTAGTAACAATAAGGCCAACAGTTGTTTTTGGTGAAAATAATCGTGGGAATGTATATAATTTATTTCGCCAGATAGCATCCGGTAAGTTTTTGATGATTGGTTCTGGTGATAATCAAAAATCCATGGCATACGTTGAAAATATTGCAGCATTTATTCATTATGTTACGGGGCTATCTGATGGTAAATATGTGTTTAATTACATTGATAAACCTGACTTCACCATGAACGAGTTAACAGGAATAATAACTAAAGCTTTAGGGAAAAAAGAAAACAATATTAGAGTCCCATATTCTGTTGGTTTGCTTGGTGGTTACTGTTTTGATGTATTAAGTAAAATTACAGGTAAAGAATTTCCTGTTAGTAGTATTCGCATCAAGAAGTTTTGTGCCAGAACTCAATTTAAATCTAATTTTATTGGTGATTTTGATTTCGTTGCGCCAGTTCCTTTGTCTGAAGGAATTGAAAGAACTGTTCGAAACGAATTTTCAAACTGA
- the rfbD gene encoding dTDP-4-dehydrorhamnose reductase, producing the protein MKILLTGAKGQLGRCFQDRLPAEWEILATDSNELDITDLERVAEVVKNFQPDAIVNAAAYTAVDKAESEPEIAESINVHGPQNLAIVATKYNVRLVHVSTDYVFDGNATEPYNEDSATNPLSVYGNTKLAGEQAVTKIAPEAIIVRTAWVFSEYGNNFVKTMLRLAKERDSLSIVNDQRGCPTYAGDLAQAIIALLEKNAEGGIYHYCGDEEVSWYEFAEEIFKVASKRNAISSAPILTAINTEEYPTPAKRPKYSTLDCFKINNLNITQSNWLKKINKSI; encoded by the coding sequence ATGAAAATATTACTGACGGGTGCAAAGGGGCAATTAGGCCGCTGTTTTCAGGATCGTTTACCTGCAGAATGGGAGATTTTGGCAACCGATTCTAATGAACTGGATATCACAGATTTAGAACGTGTTGCAGAGGTAGTAAAAAATTTTCAACCAGATGCTATCGTTAATGCCGCGGCCTACACAGCCGTGGATAAAGCAGAATCAGAGCCTGAGATTGCAGAAAGCATCAACGTGCACGGCCCCCAGAACCTAGCAATCGTAGCGACTAAATATAATGTGCGGCTCGTTCATGTCTCTACAGACTACGTCTTTGATGGTAATGCAACAGAACCTTACAACGAAGATAGTGCAACAAATCCGCTAAGCGTTTACGGCAACACCAAGCTGGCAGGTGAACAGGCGGTAACAAAAATCGCCCCCGAAGCAATTATTGTGCGTACCGCATGGGTCTTTAGCGAATACGGCAATAATTTCGTTAAGACAATGCTCCGGTTAGCTAAAGAACGAGACTCGTTGAGTATAGTTAACGACCAGCGCGGTTGTCCAACCTACGCAGGGGATTTAGCACAAGCGATTATTGCTCTTCTGGAAAAGAATGCTGAAGGTGGGATTTATCACTATTGTGGGGATGAGGAAGTAAGTTGGTATGAATTTGCTGAGGAGATTTTTAAGGTTGCCAGTAAGAGAAACGCTATTTCCTCTGCGCCAATATTAACAGCAATAAATACTGAGGAATATCCTACGCCAGCGAAGCGCCCGAAATATTCGACATTAGATTGCTTTAAAATTAATAACCTTAACATTACCCAATCAAATTGGTTAAAAAAAATCAACAAGAGCATTTAA
- the rfbC gene encoding dTDP-4-dehydrorhamnose 3,5-epimerase, producing the protein MQIIDTAVYGAKIIQPKVFGDARGFFLETFEKKRYQEMLDINVDFVQDNHSRSSKGVLRGLHFQKTNPQGKLVRVVHGEVFDVVVDIRQDSPSYGKWCGVTLSEENKTQFWLPPGLAHGFVVLSEFADFEYKCTDYYNPADEGCLLWNDPEVGIEWPISDPLLSEKDKLGKLFKDLAK; encoded by the coding sequence ATGCAAATCATTGATACCGCTGTTTACGGCGCAAAAATCATTCAGCCGAAAGTATTCGGTGATGCAAGAGGCTTCTTCCTGGAAACGTTCGAGAAGAAGCGCTATCAAGAGATGTTGGATATCAATGTAGACTTTGTTCAGGATAACCACTCCCGCTCGAGTAAAGGTGTCTTACGCGGCCTGCATTTTCAGAAAACAAACCCACAGGGAAAACTGGTTCGCGTAGTTCACGGCGAGGTTTTTGATGTTGTGGTGGATATTCGCCAAGACTCGCCTTCCTACGGAAAATGGTGCGGCGTAACGCTGTCAGAAGAAAACAAAACACAATTTTGGCTCCCACCGGGACTCGCGCATGGTTTTGTTGTCCTCTCTGAGTTTGCCGATTTCGAATACAAATGTACGGATTATTACAACCCAGCCGATGAAGGTTGCCTGTTATGGAACGATCCTGAAGTTGGTATTGAATGGCCAATATCCGATCCATTGCTCTCTGAGAAAGACAAATTAGGGAAGTTATTCAAGGATCTGGCAAAATGA
- the rfbA gene encoding glucose-1-phosphate thymidylyltransferase RfbA produces the protein MKGIVLAGGSGSRLYPITRGVSKQLLPIYDKPMVYYPISVLMLAGIREILIITTPEDTPAFQRLLGDGSRFGIELSYAIQPSPDGLAQAFIIGEEFINGERCALVLGDNIYFGQSFGKKLESVAAKEEGATIFGYQVTDAERFGVVEFDQNFRALSIEEKPVKPKSNWAVTGLYFYDKNVVEMAKQVKPSHRGELEITTLNQMYLEQGTLNVELLGRGFAWLDTGTHDSLIEASQFIHTIEKRQGFKVACLEEIAFRKGWLSKQQVADEAKVMSKTSYGQYLAQLIIEK, from the coding sequence ATGAAAGGGATCGTATTAGCAGGGGGAAGTGGTTCGCGGCTATACCCCATTACACGTGGAGTTTCCAAGCAGTTACTGCCTATCTATGATAAGCCAATGGTTTATTATCCGATATCCGTTCTTATGCTTGCAGGTATCCGTGAAATACTGATTATTACTACGCCTGAAGACACACCAGCATTTCAACGCCTCTTAGGCGATGGGAGCCGCTTTGGCATTGAACTCAGCTACGCGATCCAACCTAGTCCAGATGGGTTAGCCCAAGCTTTTATCATCGGTGAAGAATTTATCAATGGAGAACGCTGTGCGCTGGTACTCGGTGATAATATCTATTTCGGACAGAGCTTTGGTAAGAAACTAGAGTCAGTAGCAGCAAAAGAAGAAGGTGCGACAATATTCGGCTATCAGGTCACCGACGCTGAGCGCTTTGGCGTCGTCGAGTTTGATCAAAATTTCAGAGCACTATCTATAGAAGAAAAACCGGTAAAACCGAAGTCAAACTGGGCCGTCACAGGACTTTACTTCTATGATAAGAATGTTGTAGAGATGGCGAAACAAGTCAAACCCTCCCATCGCGGTGAGTTAGAAATCACCACGCTGAACCAAATGTATCTTGAACAAGGCACATTGAATGTTGAGCTGTTGGGAAGAGGTTTTGCCTGGCTAGATACGGGCACGCACGATAGCCTGATTGAAGCATCACAATTTATTCACACTATTGAGAAACGCCAAGGGTTTAAAGTCGCTTGTCTGGAAGAAATTGCATTCCGCAAAGGCTGGCTGTCTAAACAGCAAGTTGCTGACGAAGCAAAAGTAATGAGCAAAACGTCCTATGGGCAGTATTTAGCCCAACTCATCATAGAAAAATAA
- a CDS encoding sugar phosphate nucleotidyltransferase, with amino-acid sequence MTSLKAIIPVAGLGMNLLPVTKAIPKEMLPLVDRPVIEKIVNECVRAGIKEIVLVTHASKNAIENHFDTSFELESLLEERAKRQLLAEVQAICPKGVTIMNVRQGETLGLGHAVSCARPIVGDNPFVVVLPDVVLDESSADQTQENLALLISRFEETGRSQVLVKHRPYEVLPEYSVVDCEKPLVNPGDAAAITSMIEKPEAPSETGSDLSAVGRYVLTADAWPLLDKAEPGAWGRIQLTDVIADMIATKQVDAVQMSGKNFNCGRKLGYAQAFVSYGLRNPEFGAEFKESIKALLKK; translated from the coding sequence ATGACATCATTGAAAGCGATTATCCCTGTAGCAGGTTTAGGGATGAATTTGTTACCGGTGACCAAGGCTATTCCTAAGGAAATGTTGCCTCTGGTTGACCGCCCGGTGATCGAGAAGATCGTCAACGAGTGCGTGAGGGCTGGGATTAAAGAAATTGTTCTGGTTACGCATGCGTCTAAAAACGCGATAGAAAACCATTTCGATACCTCGTTTGAGCTTGAATCTTTGTTGGAAGAACGCGCTAAGCGTCAACTTCTGGCCGAAGTTCAGGCCATCTGTCCGAAAGGCGTGACGATCATGAACGTTCGTCAGGGAGAAACGCTGGGATTAGGGCATGCGGTCTCCTGTGCTCGTCCAATTGTTGGGGATAATCCGTTTGTGGTTGTATTGCCCGATGTGGTGTTGGATGAAAGCTCGGCCGATCAGACGCAGGAAAATCTGGCGCTGTTGATTTCCCGCTTTGAAGAAACTGGGCGCAGTCAGGTGCTGGTGAAACATCGTCCTTATGAGGTGTTGCCTGAATATTCTGTGGTTGATTGTGAAAAACCGCTGGTGAACCCAGGCGATGCCGCCGCGATTACGTCAATGATTGAAAAACCTGAGGCACCGTCTGAAACAGGGTCTGACCTTTCTGCGGTAGGGCGTTATGTCTTAACCGCCGATGCTTGGCCATTATTGGATAAAGCCGAACCCGGCGCATGGGGACGTATCCAGTTAACAGATGTGATTGCCGATATGATTGCGACCAAGCAGGTTGATGCTGTGCAGATGTCGGGCAAAAACTTTAACTGCGGTCGTAAATTGGGTTACGCACAGGCATTTGTGTCCTATGGGTTACGCAATCCCGAGTTTGGTGCCGAATTTAAAGAAAGCATTAAGGCACTGCTGAAAAAGTAA
- the gndA gene encoding NADP-dependent phosphogluconate dehydrogenase: MSKQQIGVVGMAVMGRNLALNIESRGYSVSIFNRSSDKTDEVIAENPGKKLVPSYTVEAFVESLEKPRRILLMVKAGEATDKTIESLKPYLEKGDILIDGGNTFYKDTIRRNRELSAEGFNFIGTGVSGGEEGALKGPSIMPGGQKEAYELVAPILEQIAARADGEACVTYIGADGAGHYVKMVHNGIEYGDMQLIAEAYALLKQALNLDNEELATTFSEWNKGELSSYLIEITADIFKKKDDEGKYLVDVILDEAANKGTGKWTSQSSLDLGEPLSLITESVFARYLSSLKDQRVAASKVLTGPTAQLFGGDKAEFVEKVRRALYLGKIVSYAQGFSQLKAASDENSWDLNYGEIAKIFRAGCIIRAQFLQKITDAYDQKADIANLLLAPYFKKVADEYQQALRDVVSYAVQQGIPTPTFSAAIAYYDSYRSAVLPANLIQAQRDYFGAHTYKRTDKEGVFHTEWLE, translated from the coding sequence ATGTCCAAACAGCAAATTGGTGTTGTCGGTATGGCGGTGATGGGGCGCAATCTGGCGCTGAACATTGAGAGCCGTGGCTATAGCGTTTCCATCTTTAACCGTTCTTCCGATAAAACCGATGAAGTTATCGCGGAAAATCCAGGCAAAAAACTGGTGCCTTCTTATACCGTTGAAGCGTTTGTCGAATCCCTGGAAAAACCCCGCCGTATTCTGCTGATGGTGAAGGCTGGTGAAGCAACCGATAAAACGATTGAATCGCTGAAACCTTATCTGGAAAAAGGCGATATTCTGATCGATGGCGGTAATACTTTCTATAAAGATACCATTCGCCGTAACCGCGAGTTGTCCGCTGAAGGGTTTAACTTCATCGGTACCGGTGTATCCGGTGGGGAAGAAGGGGCACTGAAAGGGCCTTCTATCATGCCGGGTGGTCAGAAAGAAGCTTATGAACTGGTTGCGCCGATTCTGGAACAGATTGCAGCACGCGCAGACGGTGAAGCCTGTGTGACCTACATTGGCGCAGATGGTGCAGGTCACTATGTCAAGATGGTGCATAACGGCATCGAATACGGTGATATGCAACTGATTGCCGAAGCCTATGCACTGCTCAAGCAGGCACTGAATCTGGACAACGAGGAGCTTGCTACCACGTTCTCTGAATGGAACAAAGGCGAGTTAAGCAGTTACCTGATTGAAATCACAGCCGATATCTTCAAGAAAAAAGATGACGAGGGTAAATATCTGGTTGACGTGATTCTGGATGAAGCGGCTAACAAAGGCACTGGTAAATGGACCAGCCAAAGTTCTCTGGATCTGGGCGAACCGCTATCGCTGATCACGGAATCCGTTTTTGCCCGCTACCTTTCTTCATTGAAAGATCAGCGTGTTGCCGCCTCTAAGGTGTTGACAGGCCCGACGGCTCAGCTATTCGGTGGTGATAAAGCTGAGTTTGTTGAGAAAGTGCGCCGCGCGTTGTATCTGGGTAAAATCGTCTCTTATGCTCAGGGCTTCTCACAGTTGAAAGCCGCATCAGACGAGAATAGCTGGGATCTTAACTACGGTGAAATCGCTAAGATTTTCCGCGCGGGCTGCATCATTCGTGCACAGTTCCTGCAGAAAATCACCGATGCATACGATCAGAAAGCAGATATTGCTAACCTGCTGCTGGCACCTTACTTTAAGAAGGTGGCAGACGAGTATCAGCAAGCACTGCGCGACGTGGTATCTTACGCCGTTCAGCAAGGCATCCCGACGCCAACGTTCTCCGCGGCAATCGCGTATTACGATAGCTACCGCTCCGCCGTGTTGCCTGCTAACCTGATTCAGGCTCAGCGCGACTATTTCGGTGCGCATACCTATAAGCGTACGGATAAAGAAGGTGTATTCCATACCGAGTGGTTGGAATAA
- a CDS encoding YjbF family lipoprotein translates to MTRIKRIAKMKALVVAPLLSIVLTGCSQNVDQVGKTFKLAFFGQDDTHVTAKQVANTPYASAYLKVGAAPQAFVVLVFAEHNQLKWIGADKNMVAIQHGRLVKTQGFGEDIIYVDNLQQDPLTLGLLKASTPMTWKSRVEWAQVFRGGYDMTSVFQDRGKETVKILDTSRELLRFDEQVTVPALNESYTNSYWLDPTNGSVVQSQQYMGPDMALVAFTVLKPYEQ, encoded by the coding sequence ATGACAAGAATAAAACGAATAGCAAAAATGAAAGCGCTGGTTGTCGCCCCCCTTTTATCTATTGTGCTCACTGGCTGTTCCCAAAATGTGGATCAGGTGGGCAAGACATTCAAGCTGGCCTTTTTCGGACAGGATGATACCCACGTAACGGCCAAACAGGTTGCCAATACGCCCTATGCGTCGGCCTATCTGAAAGTAGGAGCGGCACCACAGGCGTTTGTCGTGCTGGTTTTTGCAGAGCATAACCAGTTGAAATGGATCGGAGCCGATAAAAATATGGTCGCGATCCAACATGGCCGTTTAGTGAAGACGCAAGGCTTTGGTGAAGACATCATCTATGTGGATAACCTGCAACAGGATCCCCTAACGTTAGGCCTATTGAAGGCATCGACGCCAATGACGTGGAAAAGCCGGGTTGAGTGGGCTCAGGTTTTTCGCGGTGGTTACGACATGACGTCCGTTTTTCAGGATCGTGGCAAAGAGACGGTAAAAATTTTGGATACCTCGCGTGAGTTGTTGCGCTTTGATGAGCAGGTGACGGTTCCCGCCTTGAATGAATCTTATACGAATAGTTACTGGCTTGATCCGACTAACGGAAGTGTAGTTCAGAGCCAGCAGTATATGGGGCCGGATATGGCATTGGTCGCATTCACCGTATTAAAACCCTACGAACAATAA
- a CDS encoding capsule biosynthesis GfcC D2 domain-containing protein — protein MLALNRITALLLLVSGVAMSAQLTVKSPQQTIAVVKLDDGTRLEKFYEQVPWPQNINWQTAFISDFATTQNVRAQGDTLLQKLAELETRWRNSGDGDLAISAWLLRKAISPINVAGRIHTDLDPDRVRVYIENNRPLVGEYALYIAPHDDRLSLIGLVNTSADVGELETSGKVALRAGWSVEDYLSGRRLLAGADNSYGYLIGGNGQWRKIPLALWNRQHIEPAAGEMLFIGFDPSVLPQDMSSLNDQLADYLANRTPLE, from the coding sequence ATGTTGGCACTTAATCGCATCACAGCTTTGTTGCTGCTGGTTTCCGGCGTTGCGATGTCTGCACAGTTGACGGTGAAATCGCCTCAACAGACGATCGCCGTTGTTAAACTGGACGACGGCACGCGTCTTGAAAAATTTTACGAACAGGTTCCTTGGCCACAGAATATCAACTGGCAAACGGCATTTATTTCTGATTTCGCGACGACGCAGAACGTTCGGGCACAGGGCGACACGTTGTTGCAAAAACTGGCTGAACTGGAAACGCGCTGGCGTAACTCAGGTGATGGTGATTTGGCTATTTCCGCTTGGCTGTTGAGAAAGGCTATTAGCCCGATTAATGTAGCAGGTCGTATCCACACAGATTTAGATCCTGACCGTGTGCGTGTTTATATCGAAAATAACCGTCCTTTGGTGGGGGAGTATGCGCTATATATCGCGCCCCATGATGACAGACTCTCTCTGATCGGTCTGGTCAATACCTCCGCCGATGTAGGCGAACTGGAAACGTCGGGGAAAGTAGCGCTACGTGCCGGATGGTCGGTTGAGGATTATCTCTCTGGGCGACGGTTGCTTGCGGGAGCAGATAATAGTTACGGCTATCTGATTGGGGGAAATGGCCAGTGGCGCAAAATACCGCTAGCGCTGTGGAACCGTCAGCATATTGAACCTGCTGCGGGCGAAATGCTCTTTATCGGTTTCGATCCCTCTGTTTTACCTCAGGATATGTCATCACTTAACGATCAGCTTGCTGACTACCTGGCTAACCGGACTCCACTCGAATGA